A stretch of Henckelia pumila isolate YLH828 chromosome 4, ASM3356847v2, whole genome shotgun sequence DNA encodes these proteins:
- the LOC140862780 gene encoding uncharacterized protein, producing the protein MDITSVILIAEVKTGEVYSRFSTSEHPIYFFSHALKGAELRYSEVEKLALALVMTARKLRPYFLSDPIVVLTNSPIGRTLTRSDIFGILVKCNTELSEYDIQYETRSTIKAQALADFLAKTKHMEGEDLWKIYVDGSSINEGSKQVGTARVHLYYDSQLVAQQVNESYEVKSEKLKEYMKVIEEDRALFDEVAEAHYVLMEIHEGCCGNHLGSYSLARKVLIAGYFWPTILKDAIALVTSCDICQGHRRLQH; encoded by the exons ATGGATATTACTTCGGTAATAttaattgccgaagtaaaaactgGCGAAGTATATTCCAGATTTTCTACTAGTGAACACCCTATTTATTTCTTCTCACATGCCCTTAAGGGTGCTGAGCTCCGGTATTCGGAGGTGGAAAAGTTAGCATTGGCCTTGGTTATGACAGCTAGGAAGCTCAGGCCTTATTTCTTATCAGACCCCATTGTGGTGCTAACTAATAGCCCTATTGGGAGGACATTGACTCGATCTGATATTTTTGGAATATTGGTGAAGTGTAATACGGAGCTCAGTGAGTATGACATTCAGTATGAGACAAGGTCAACCATTAAAGCTCAGGCATTGGCCGATTTCCTAGCCAAAACAAAACATATGGAAGGGGAGGACTTGTGGAAGATATATGTTGATGGCTCTTCTATCAATGAAGGAT CTAAGCAAGTTGGGACAGCTCGAGTGCACCTTTATTACGACTCTCAGTTGGTAGCTCAGCAGGTGAATGAATCATATGAGGTTAAAAGTGAAAAGTTGAAGGAATATATGAAGGTGATAGAGGAAGATCGGGCCCTTTTTGACGAAGTG GCCGAAGCTCATTATGTCCTGATGGAGATACACGAGGGGTGTTGCGGCAATCACTTGGGTTCTTATTCTCTAGCCCGCAAGGTCCTCATAGCGGGATATTTCTGGCCTACTATTCTGAAAGATGCCATAGCTTTGGTGACTTCTTGTGATATTTGTCAGGGACATAGAAGACTTCAGCACTAG